From one Fusobacterium simiae genomic stretch:
- the fusA gene encoding elongation factor G, whose amino-acid sequence MKVFTTENIRNISLLGHRGSGKTTLIESILYVKGYIKRKGDVENGTTVSDFDKEEIRRIFSINTSLIPVEHNDVKLNFLDTPGYFDFVGEVVSSLRVSASAVLILDATAGVEVGTEKAWKLLEERKLPRIIFVNKMDKGYVNYPKLLAELKEKFGKKIAPFCIPIGEKDEFKGFVNVVDMVGRVFDGKECVDTPIPEDIDVSEVRNLLFEAIAETDEVLMDKYFAGEEFTRDEIVKGLHKGVVNGDIVPVMVGSAQQNIGIHTLLNYLELYMPCPTELFSGQRIGEDPTTQQEKVVKISSENPFSAIVFKTLVDPFIGKISFFKVNSGVLRKETEVFNPKKNKKERIAQIITMQGNKQIELDEICAGDIGATTKLQFTQTGDTLCDKNFPVVFNKIKFPKPNIYSGVLPADKNDDEKLSTALQKVMEEDPTFVMTRNYETKQLLIGGQGEKHLYIILCKIKNKFGVHAELEDEIVSYRETILGKAEVEGKHKKQSGGAGQYGDVFIRFEHSDKDFEFVDEIKGGVVPRNYIPAVEKGLIEAKEKGVLAGYPVINFKATLYDGSYHPVDSNDLSFKLAAILAFKAGMEKAKPVLLEPVVRMEIRIPEEYMGDVMGDLNKRRGRVLGMDHTETGEQLLLAEVPEAEILKYSIDLRALTQGRGEFEYEFIRYEEVPENISKKIIEERNKDK is encoded by the coding sequence ATGAAAGTTTTTACCACAGAAAATATTAGAAATATATCTCTATTAGGACATAGAGGTTCTGGGAAGACTACACTGATCGAGTCTATCCTTTATGTCAAGGGTTATATAAAGAGAAAAGGAGATGTAGAAAATGGGACTACTGTTTCAGATTTTGATAAAGAAGAAATTCGCAGAATTTTCTCAATAAATACATCTTTAATTCCAGTTGAACATAATGATGTTAAACTTAATTTCCTTGATACACCAGGATATTTTGATTTTGTTGGAGAAGTAGTATCATCACTAAGAGTGTCTGCTTCTGCTGTACTTATTTTAGATGCAACTGCTGGAGTAGAAGTTGGGACTGAAAAAGCTTGGAAGCTACTTGAAGAAAGAAAATTGCCTAGAATTATTTTTGTAAATAAAATGGATAAGGGTTATGTAAATTACCCAAAACTTTTAGCTGAATTAAAGGAAAAATTTGGTAAGAAAATTGCTCCTTTCTGTATCCCAATTGGGGAAAAAGATGAATTTAAGGGTTTTGTAAATGTTGTAGATATGGTTGGAAGAGTATTTGATGGAAAAGAATGTGTTGATACTCCTATTCCAGAGGATATAGATGTTAGTGAAGTTAGAAATCTTTTGTTTGAAGCTATTGCTGAAACAGATGAAGTTTTAATGGATAAATATTTTGCTGGTGAAGAGTTCACACGTGATGAAATAGTTAAAGGGTTGCATAAAGGTGTAGTTAATGGTGATATAGTTCCAGTTATGGTTGGTTCTGCTCAACAAAATATAGGAATACATACCTTATTAAATTATCTTGAACTATATATGCCTTGTCCAACTGAATTATTTAGTGGACAAAGAATAGGGGAAGATCCAACAACTCAACAAGAAAAAGTTGTAAAAATATCTTCTGAAAATCCATTCTCTGCAATAGTTTTTAAAACTTTGGTTGACCCATTTATAGGAAAAATTAGTTTCTTTAAAGTAAATTCAGGAGTTCTTAGAAAAGAAACAGAAGTTTTCAACCCTAAGAAAAATAAAAAAGAAAGAATTGCTCAAATTATAACAATGCAAGGAAATAAACAAATAGAACTTGATGAAATATGTGCAGGAGATATTGGAGCAACAACTAAGTTACAATTTACTCAAACTGGAGATACTCTATGTGATAAAAACTTCCCAGTTGTATTTAATAAAATAAAGTTCCCTAAACCAAATATTTATTCAGGTGTATTACCAGCTGATAAAAATGATGATGAAAAATTAAGTACTGCACTGCAAAAAGTGATGGAAGAAGACCCAACATTTGTTATGACTAGAAACTATGAAACAAAGCAATTATTAATAGGTGGGCAAGGAGAAAAACATCTATATATAATTTTATGTAAGATAAAAAATAAATTTGGAGTTCATGCTGAATTAGAAGATGAAATAGTTTCTTATCGTGAAACTATACTTGGAAAAGCTGAAGTTGAAGGAAAACATAAAAAACAATCTGGTGGAGCAGGACAATATGGAGATGTATTTATAAGATTTGAACATTCTGATAAAGATTTTGAATTTGTAGATGAAATCAAAGGTGGAGTTGTTCCTAGAAACTATATACCAGCAGTTGAAAAAGGACTTATAGAAGCTAAAGAAAAAGGAGTTTTAGCAGGATACCCTGTTATAAACTTTAAAGCAACTTTATATGATGGAAGTTATCATCCAGTTGATTCTAATGATTTATCATTCAAATTAGCTGCAATTCTTGCTTTTAAAGCTGGAATGGAAAAGGCTAAACCTGTTCTTTTAGAACCAGTTGTAAGGATGGAAATTAGAATCCCAGAAGAATATATGGGAGATGTCATGGGAGATTTGAACAAGAGAAGAGGCAGAGTTTTAGGTATGGACCACACTGAAACTGGTGAACAACTTCTACTTGCAGAAGTTCCAGAAGCAGAAATATTGAAATACTCTATTGATTTAAGAGCTTTGACTCAAGGTAGAGGGGAATTTGAATACGAGTTTATAAGATATGAAGAAGTTCCTGAAAATATTTCTAAGAAAATTATAGAAGAAAGAAATAAAGATAAATAA
- a CDS encoding FAD-binding oxidoreductase gives MGIHVYNKVSEELVEKFKKIVPGKVYTKDEINQDFFHDEMPIYGEGEPEVVIDVTTTESISEIMKLCYENNIPVVPRGAGTGLTGAAVAVTGGVMLNLTKMNKILGYDYENFVVRVEPGVLLNELAEDALKQGLLYPPDPGEKFATLGGNVATNAGGMRAVKYGTTRDYVRAMTVVLATGEVIKLGATVSKTSTGYSLLNLMIGSEGTLGIITELTLKLIPAPKETISLIIPYENLDECIATVPKFFMNHLQPQALEFMEREIVLASERYIGKSVFPQKLEGVDIGAYLLVTFDGDDMEALEEITEKASEIVLEAGALDVLVADTPAKKKDAWAARSSFLEAIEAETKLLDECDVVVPVNQIANYLHYVNETGKKYDFSVKSFGHAGDGNLHIYACSNDMELEEFKHQVEEFMIDIYKKASELGGLISGEHGIGYGKMQFLADFSGEVNMRLMRGIKEVFDPKMILNPNKVCYKA, from the coding sequence ATGGGAATTCATGTGTACAACAAAGTAAGTGAAGAATTAGTGGAAAAATTTAAAAAAATTGTTCCAGGGAAGGTTTATACAAAAGATGAAATAAACCAAGATTTTTTTCATGATGAAATGCCTATTTACGGAGAAGGAGAACCAGAAGTTGTTATAGATGTAACAACAACAGAGTCAATTTCAGAAATTATGAAATTGTGTTATGAAAATAATATTCCAGTTGTTCCAAGAGGAGCTGGAACAGGTTTGACTGGAGCAGCTGTAGCAGTAACTGGTGGAGTTATGTTGAATTTGACAAAGATGAACAAAATTTTAGGTTATGACTATGAAAATTTTGTTGTCAGAGTAGAACCAGGGGTTTTATTAAATGAACTAGCAGAAGATGCTTTGAAACAAGGATTATTGTATCCACCTGATCCAGGTGAAAAATTTGCAACACTTGGTGGAAATGTTGCAACAAATGCTGGTGGAATGAGAGCAGTAAAATATGGAACTACAAGAGATTATGTTAGAGCTATGACAGTTGTGCTTGCTACTGGAGAAGTTATTAAATTAGGAGCAACAGTTTCTAAAACAAGTACAGGTTATAGTTTATTAAATTTAATGATAGGTTCAGAGGGAACATTAGGTATTATAACAGAGTTGACTTTAAAATTGATTCCAGCTCCAAAAGAAACAATAAGTTTAATTATTCCTTATGAAAATCTTGATGAATGCATTGCAACAGTTCCTAAATTTTTTATGAATCATTTACAACCACAAGCATTAGAATTTATGGAAAGAGAGATAGTACTAGCTTCTGAAAGATATATAGGTAAGAGTGTATTTCCTCAAAAATTAGAAGGAGTAGACATTGGAGCCTATTTATTGGTTACTTTTGATGGAGATGACATGGAAGCATTAGAAGAAATTACAGAAAAAGCTTCTGAAATAGTTTTAGAAGCAGGAGCATTAGATGTTTTAGTTGCTGATACTCCAGCTAAGAAAAAAGATGCTTGGGCAGCAAGGAGTAGTTTCTTAGAAGCTATTGAAGCAGAAACAAAATTATTAGATGAATGTGATGTTGTAGTTCCTGTTAACCAAATAGCAAATTATTTACATTATGTAAATGAAACAGGTAAAAAATATGATTTTTCTGTAAAGAGTTTTGGACATGCAGGAGATGGAAATCTTCATATTTATGCTTGTAGCAATGATATGGAATTAGAAGAATTTAAACATCAAGTAGAAGAATTCATGATAGATATATATAAGAAAGCATCTGAACTTGGAGGTTTAATTTCTGGGGAACATGGAATAGGTTATGGGAAAATGCAATTCTTAGCTGACTTCTCAGGTGAAGTAAATATGAGACTTATGAGAGGAATAAAAGAAGTATTTGACCCTAAGATGATTTTAAATCCAAATAAAGTTTGTTATAAAGCATAG
- a CDS encoding acyl-CoA dehydrogenase family protein, translated as MAYLISEEAQDLLKDVKKFCDNEVREQCKEYDKSGEWPKEIYDKAIEQGYQALEVPEQYGGPGLKRVDVAALIEEMAIADAGFATTISASGLAMKPVFISGTEEQKQRMCDLVLEGGLGAFCLTEPGAGSDASAGRTTAIKDGDEYVLNGRKCFITNGAVASFYCITAITDKEKGLKGISMFFVEKGTKGLSTGNHEDKMGIRTSNTCDVVLEDCRIPASALVGKEGEGFAIAMKTLDQARSWIGCIAVGIAQRGIQEAIAYGKERIQFGKPIIKNQALQFKIADMEIKTETARQMVAHALTKMDLGLPYGKESAIAKCYAGDISMDVSSEAIQIFGGYGYSREYPVEKLLRDAKIFQIFEGTNEIQRIVIANNVIGR; from the coding sequence ATGGCATATTTAATTTCTGAAGAAGCTCAAGATTTATTGAAAGATGTAAAAAAATTCTGTGATAATGAAGTAAGAGAACAATGTAAAGAATATGATAAAAGTGGTGAATGGCCAAAAGAAATATATGATAAGGCAATAGAACAAGGATATCAAGCATTGGAAGTTCCTGAACAATATGGAGGACCAGGACTAAAAAGAGTTGATGTTGCTGCTTTAATTGAAGAAATGGCGATAGCAGATGCAGGATTTGCAACTACTATTTCTGCTAGTGGACTTGCAATGAAACCAGTTTTTATTTCAGGAACTGAAGAACAAAAACAAAGAATGTGTGATTTAGTTTTAGAAGGCGGATTAGGAGCATTCTGTTTAACAGAACCGGGAGCTGGTTCTGATGCTAGTGCTGGAAGAACAACTGCCATTAAAGATGGAGATGAATATGTTTTAAATGGTAGAAAATGTTTTATAACAAATGGAGCAGTAGCATCTTTCTATTGTATTACTGCTATAACAGATAAAGAAAAAGGTTTAAAAGGAATTTCTATGTTCTTTGTAGAAAAAGGAACAAAGGGACTTAGTACAGGAAATCATGAAGATAAAATGGGAATAAGAACTTCTAATACTTGTGATGTAGTATTAGAAGATTGTAGAATACCTGCTAGTGCATTGGTTGGAAAAGAAGGAGAAGGATTTGCAATAGCAATGAAAACTTTGGACCAAGCCAGATCTTGGATAGGCTGTATTGCAGTTGGAATCGCTCAAAGAGGAATACAAGAAGCAATAGCTTATGGAAAAGAAAGAATACAATTTGGAAAACCTATTATAAAAAATCAAGCATTACAATTTAAAATTGCAGATATGGAAATTAAAACAGAAACTGCAAGACAAATGGTAGCTCATGCTTTAACTAAGATGGATTTAGGTTTACCTTATGGTAAAGAATCAGCTATTGCAAAATGTTATGCAGGGGATATTTCAATGGATGTATCATCTGAAGCTATTCAAATTTTTGGAGGATATGGATACAGTAGAGAATATCCAGTTGAAAAATTACTAAGAGATGCTAAGATATTCCAAATCTTTGAAGGAACTAATGAAATTCAAAGAATTGTAATTGCAAATAATGTAATTGGTCGTTAG
- a CDS encoding electron transfer flavoprotein subunit beta/FixA family protein, translated as MEILVCIKQVADDSVEIFMNESTGKPALEGVEKVVNAFDTYALEMAARLKEAKGDTTISVLSLGGEDVKNSLKNCLAVGADEAFCVKDENYQEKDAVIIAQALTKAIHEIETKRGKKFDIIFCGKETTDFATGQVGILLADELNYGVVTNLVDIDTEAEKVIAKKETEIGYEKVEVASPCIVTVNKPNYEPRYPTIKSKMAARKKEITEISVEVVSESAIKEVKLFSPPKRQAGVKIKAGTAEELVAQAIQKMLEAKVF; from the coding sequence ATGGAAATATTAGTTTGTATAAAACAAGTTGCAGATGACTCTGTTGAAATATTTATGAATGAAAGTACAGGGAAACCTGCATTAGAAGGAGTTGAAAAAGTAGTAAATGCTTTTGATACTTATGCTTTGGAAATGGCAGCTAGATTAAAAGAAGCAAAAGGAGACACTACTATATCTGTCCTTTCTCTTGGTGGAGAAGATGTTAAAAATAGTTTAAAAAATTGTTTAGCAGTTGGAGCAGATGAAGCATTCTGTGTCAAAGATGAAAATTATCAAGAAAAAGATGCAGTTATAATAGCACAGGCTTTAACTAAAGCTATTCATGAAATAGAAACAAAAAGAGGAAAGAAATTTGATATTATCTTCTGTGGAAAAGAAACAACCGACTTTGCAACTGGACAAGTTGGAATTTTGTTAGCAGATGAGTTAAATTATGGAGTAGTAACTAATTTAGTTGATATAGATACAGAAGCTGAAAAAGTTATTGCTAAAAAAGAAACTGAAATAGGATATGAAAAAGTTGAAGTTGCTTCACCTTGTATAGTAACTGTAAATAAGCCTAATTATGAACCTCGTTATCCAACAATAAAAAGTAAAATGGCAGCTAGAAAAAAAGAAATAACTGAAATTTCAGTTGAAGTTGTTAGTGAAAGTGCAATAAAAGAAGTTAAATTATTCTCACCTCCAAAAAGACAAGCTGGAGTAAAAATAAAAGCTGGAACTGCTGAAGAATTAGTTGCACAAGCTATTCAAAAAATGTTGGAAGCAAAAGTATTTTAG
- a CDS encoding electron transfer flavoprotein subunit alpha/FixB family protein, translated as MEKNIIVYIETVDNSPVNVSLEALTLAKKISKENNKQVIAVLIGENLDGVTKKCFEYGADEVLYLEESRKELEAVGNALIGAKEKYNPSVIFLGSTINGKDLANIVASEMKTPAFIDVVALKYENNKYLMTLPMYGGNILKEVTFEGDKTLVIAVRSGVCKKEVFEGNSGEVKKEKATEKNLFTKIVDIVQEISESVNLEEAEVIVAGGRGMGSKENFELVKQLAEVCGGVVGATRPATEDEWIPRSHQVGQSGKIVAPKLYIACGISGATQHVSGIMGSNYIVAINKDEDAPIFDIADVGIVGNVMDIIPLMIEEIKKIKS; from the coding sequence ATGGAAAAAAATATAATAGTATATATAGAAACAGTTGATAACTCTCCTGTCAATGTTTCTTTGGAAGCTTTAACTTTAGCAAAAAAGATTTCAAAAGAAAATAATAAGCAAGTTATTGCAGTTTTAATTGGAGAAAATTTAGATGGAGTAACTAAAAAGTGTTTTGAATATGGAGCAGATGAAGTTCTATATTTAGAAGAAAGCAGAAAAGAATTAGAAGCTGTTGGAAATGCTTTGATAGGAGCAAAAGAAAAATATAATCCTAGTGTTATTTTCTTAGGTTCTACTATAAATGGAAAAGATTTGGCTAATATAGTGGCAAGTGAAATGAAAACTCCTGCTTTTATTGATGTTGTAGCATTAAAATATGAAAATAATAAATATTTAATGACTCTTCCTATGTATGGTGGAAATATTTTAAAAGAAGTAACTTTTGAAGGAGATAAAACATTAGTTATTGCAGTTCGTTCAGGAGTTTGTAAAAAAGAAGTTTTTGAAGGTAATTCTGGAGAAGTAAAAAAAGAAAAAGCTACTGAAAAGAATTTATTTACAAAAATAGTGGATATAGTTCAAGAAATATCAGAATCAGTTAATTTAGAAGAAGCAGAAGTTATTGTTGCTGGTGGTAGAGGTATGGGTAGTAAGGAAAACTTTGAATTAGTAAAACAATTAGCTGAAGTATGTGGTGGAGTTGTTGGAGCAACAAGACCTGCAACAGAAGATGAATGGATACCTCGTTCTCACCAAGTTGGTCAGTCTGGAAAAATTGTTGCACCAAAATTATATATTGCTTGTGGTATATCAGGAGCAACTCAACATGTATCTGGAATAATGGGTTCAAACTATATAGTAGCAATAAATAAAGATGAAGATGCACCTATTTTTGATATAGCTGATGTTGGAATTGTAGGAAATGTTATGGACATAATTCCACTTATGATAGAAGAAATCAAAAAAATAAAATCTTAA
- a CDS encoding CidA/LrgA family protein: MGQWIIILAVALVGQFVSDLISFPIPKTIIASIILFLLLEFKVVKADYFKEVLAGCKKHLAFLFLPVGVGIMTQLNSRPIMDYVKVLFIMVLSTFLIMLFTGKLADIIIGIQEKILDNKDKEEGKNE; the protein is encoded by the coding sequence ATGGGACAATGGATTATAATTTTAGCAGTTGCTCTTGTAGGGCAATTTGTCAGTGACCTTATTTCTTTTCCAATTCCAAAAACAATTATTGCATCTATAATATTATTTTTGCTTTTGGAATTTAAAGTTGTAAAGGCAGATTATTTTAAAGAAGTTTTAGCAGGTTGTAAAAAACATTTAGCTTTCCTTTTTCTTCCTGTTGGGGTGGGAATTATGACTCAATTAAATTCTCGTCCAATAATGGATTATGTAAAGGTACTATTCATTATGGTGCTTAGTACATTTTTAATCATGTTATTCACAGGAAAATTAGCTGATATTATTATTGGTATTCAAGAAAAAATATTAGATAATAAAGATAAAGAGGAGGGTAAAAATGAGTGA